In Mycobacterium stomatepiae, the following are encoded in one genomic region:
- a CDS encoding Rv1476 family membrane protein, with protein sequence MTGHDAFVQTIPVLPVYIPQDVDMTAVKAQVAASGVSAPPEAMPALLDVVNQAHAAGINLKIVLLEHNPPNDTPLRDISTVVGADYHDATVLTLSPNFVGTYSTQFPRVTLEAGEDIAKTGNPVVSAQHFLHELETPEFPWTGLTIFLLIGVLAAAVGARFLQLRARRSATSADVAEAHAEGSAQGV encoded by the coding sequence ATGACCGGGCACGACGCATTCGTCCAGACGATCCCGGTGTTGCCCGTTTACATTCCGCAAGACGTCGACATGACGGCGGTCAAGGCACAGGTCGCCGCGTCCGGGGTCAGCGCGCCGCCCGAGGCCATGCCGGCCCTGCTCGACGTGGTCAACCAGGCTCATGCCGCGGGGATCAACCTGAAAATCGTTTTGCTCGAACACAACCCGCCGAACGACACGCCACTGCGCGATATCTCCACGGTGGTCGGCGCCGACTATCACGACGCCACGGTCTTGACGCTGAGCCCGAACTTTGTCGGTACCTACAGCACGCAGTTCCCACGCGTCACTCTCGAGGCCGGCGAAGACATCGCCAAGACGGGCAACCCGGTGGTCTCGGCACAGCACTTTTTGCACGAGCTGGAAACCCCGGAATTTCCCTGGACCGGTCTGACCATTTTCTTGCTTATCGGCGTACTCGCCGCGGCCGTCGGCGCCCGGTTCCTGCAGTTGCGCGCTAGGCGATCAGCAACCTCGGCGGATGTGGCAGAAGCCCACGCCGAAGGATCCGCCCAGGGCGTCTAA